The genome window GCTGACAGCAGCAATCTACACAGCTACTCGTAGCTTGGAGTTTCTGTTCAATGCGCTAGATGAGAAGGGGTGGTTCAAGGATCGACCTCGATGGTTCGGAAGCTGGTTGCTAATGCCAATTGCATGCGCCCAACTCTTCCATGCTTTCATCTTCGATCGCGAGACTGTACCCAAGGTTCGTTGATCTGTATTATACTTCGCGGGGTACATACGCTGATTTATACGAACAGTGGTTTGGAAATGTCATCTTGAGGCTTTCTCCCAGCTACGTGCGCGGCCGCCCCGagtccttgcccttggagaTACCATGgccggagaaggaagatgtgGTGGACTCCTTGGCCAACATTGCCAACCTACGGTGGCCGTAAGTACTAGCCATCTACTTTAGAATCGGCCCTTTCCAACTAATGTGTCTACCAGGGCATTTGCCTCCCCTATCTTGCACCCAGGAAGCCCAAACACGCTGCCATCTACTCTCACATCCATCTCCCCTATCACCGGCCCTGCCCATCCAGCAATCTCCAGCCTCTCGTGTGCCTTGCTCCACCCAAACAGCCCCAGCTGCAGCACCGCCTTCTTGcaccacatcctcctcttAGTCCCACCGCTCGCTCGTTTCCTAACCACCGTCACTCTAGCCCTATCTCTACGCAACATCAAGGGCCTCATGAACGAGCCCATCAGTTCCATCAACAAACTCTCCAAAAAGATCATCACCTTGACCGCCATCCTCTCAGCGTCTACTGGCTCCGCATGGGGTAGCATCTGTCTCTGGAATACCCTTCTCCCACGCTCTGCGCTTCCCGCCAAACGTTTCTTCCTTAGTGGTGCGCTCGCAGGCGTTCCGTTCGCTTTCCTCACAAACAGCCGTGGTATCTTCATGTACTTCTTCCGGGCAGCCGTGGACTCGGCCTGGAAGACAGGCGTCAAGCGCGGATTATGGAAGGGCTGGAAGGGCGGAGACTTATGTATCATTGTGCTGGCGTGGGCACTCATTGGGTCTATCCTCGAGACGAGGCCGTCCGCAGTGCAAGGGAAGGGTGTGCGGAAGGCGCTGGCGTGGCTGAAGGGGGACGGCTTTGCGGATCCTGTTGAGGTGGCAGCGAAGAGGAGGGCGAGAAAAGCAGCTGCGTTGAAGGCGGGAAAAGCGGAGAATGAGCCTTGAGATACATTCGATTGTTAGCGATTCTTATAGTTCCGGTGCATTTTTCTACCACTCTTGTTCATAGGTTCTGTTTATGCAAAGCGATGGGCGGGGTGTAATTATTTGTCGCGTACTTGATGCAAGTGCCAGAAATGCAACCATTACTGTTCCTACTATCAGCATCTCGTTCTTACCAATTCACACTGTCACAGTACTACTTTGGCCGTCACCGCAAAACTCAATGGCAGAAGCGGCATAGAGATAGCCCACCTAGTATTTGTCGATCTCCACTCAGCTGGATCAcccggaaaagaaaacccatgtatatattatcaatTGCTATCATGACGACAGGCAAAACCAGGGCAATCCGACAAGCGGCAGTTGTTTTGACTGGTGCAATCGCTAACACGGCGAGCCTGAGACCGCAGTGGTTCCTCCGACCGAATCTACCTACTGTAGTACCTCCCTCACTGACGCGCGCTGGACCCGATCGCCGAACGACATTTATTCTATACGACAATATACTGCACATTGAGTGGGCTGGTTAGTGGTTACAAACTGCTTATGGGAGGAGGAGTAAGATTAAATGGGATTCAGCCAGGCATACAGCTATCTAGGAACACTTTGATCAGGTTGCCCATAGTGCTGATATTGCGCCAAAACTATGTGTCGGCGCTGCGCAAAGATTCGTGAGCATCCATATATTACGCATACCAGCGCAGAGGGCAAGGATCAGTATCATGGCACGTAGACCATGACCAAGCATCTTGCAACTATGTCCTGCCGAAGTACTAAGGATAGAAAGAACGCGGAGATCACAAGGTTTCTGAAGAATGGGGTACGTTTACACGCCACTACTCAGTGGttctataagatataaattatacaGCAAGCctattttagatatttacGTCGTTACAAACTACGGTACAGTACGgattttctattaaaaatCTGCAAACCCGCGCGGGTAAATTTCTGGCATGGCGGGTTGTACTCACCCGCACTACGTGCACCCCTACATATAGGCTATTCTATGTAAAGATTTGGGCTGAATTAGAAATCCCTCTATATTTGTATTTGATAATCGCCTTAAAAGCGATTTGTTTCGATTCCGgttgatttatatatattggcACCGCTTTCTTTTCGTAAATTAACACCGCGTAGCCGTCCATAAATGGTAGACCTAGGTCCCAGGAATACTAAAAATCTTGGCAGCTTTGATCTGGGTCTTAATTTGACGGTTTTTGTATGCAGGTATGGCCATCGGAAGGCGATTTCTTAAGAGACTGCCATATTGTATGATGAAAAATGGGGGAAATATGCGTTGAATGATGATTGATACGCTGCACGCGTCACCGGGAGCCTGCCAGTTCGGTGGTAATGCCGGGTCAATTAGTTGAAGACGTTAGAGAGTAGGGTCTGATGATAGCAGAAACTAGTTTGTTAACTCCTAAAGTCGTAATTAAGCAAGTTCTATCCCCGAAGAGTCATAAATACAATTTATGGACCCTAAGAAATAAGTATTATGGGTTCTACGGACCTTGTACGAACCATTGGTTGGAGCTTGGCAGGGCGTCGCTGAAATCCCTAGCCCCACAGGCTAAAGGGTTATTCTGCCAACACACACCGCCCTCCTCTACTTGATGTCTGACCATTGCCCGACTTCCTATTCTTTGTTTGGCTATTCCTTCTTGTTCATACGGCACGCTTAGATAGGGAGATATCCATCTCTGTTCGTCCCTCAACACATCTGGTCAGACAGCTCTCTTGGGCGCGAAGGAGCGGAAAGGCTTCCCGAAACTTTGATTCTACTACCTGTGGCCATATTAAACGATAGGGCCACGATTGGAAGATTCTGGGCCAGTACGACCGTGCACAACTTGTCTAACCAAGGATAGGATGCGGACGGCTTTCCCAATGGGAAGCTGTGCGCTGCTCTGGGTCCCTGGAATCATGGCTGTCAATTTGCGGTGGCATGAAACATGGATTACAGCGTTAGTTGCAAGGATGCAGCTCGGTTCTAAGTAGGGCAAGAGCAATGTCAAAAGGCGAACATGCACTGAACCCGTAGGTACTTTACTTATCATTTATCGAGCGACGTCATCACGTAAAGAATGATCATCAAGTCATTCATATGCATATAGGATAAAATCCAGAGGACATCATGTGATAAAGATTGCGTATCGAAGTCACACTGTACACCAATGAACCATCACAAACCGTCCTAATCAACTTGCACCAAATTAGCCCTCAAAAACAATGAAGCCTACTATACCTCATAACAGTCTAGCTGCGTATCAAGCTGTTGAATGCGATTATGACCTTCCTGTACCCGAAGAAGGCGGCCATCGCCTATTATCGCATGCCTTCTGCATTTTTCTGACGTTTCCGATCATTTTTAGCCCGCAGAgcctttgtttttctttttatttttttaattttttatttgtttttttgCTCTAACATCAGCTTAATTCGATTTTCCTTTTGCGTTGCTTCTCCAGATACGGTCAGCGGTCGAGAAAATGCCCCCCATTATAAATGACGGACGACAAGGGCATTGGGGGCTGTGGAAAAATTTGTCCAATCGTAGCGTAGGAGCGCATTGATCATGCGAGTTTTTGAGCTTTTGCACTCAGGAGAgaccccatcccaccccccatcTCAGCCCCCCTCTCAGCCCCCCTCTCAGCCCCCCTCTCAGCCCTCATCTCAGCCCCCATCTCAACTTTCATATCAGCCtgaaaaaaagggaagcgAATGGACTTTATGAGGTTGGCCATCTCCGCGTAGAGGCTAAAAAGCTCACATCCCGGCTTGATCAATCGCGGCATGGACTCGAACGATGAGTACGATTTCACAGTCTTCACTAGCGATGCATCCCACTCCCATAGTTCAGACACTTTTTTCGAGGCAAAAAAGTTCAAGAGGACAGGCAGCGATGACTTAGCCAGCCATTTAGTTTCTCGCATTGATCAGGCTGAAGCCCTCGGGCAGTCACTTCTCACGTGAGTGGACTTGCTTTGGTCTCCGAATCTTCCCCGGAATGACAATTGATCATAACTATCGTGCTTTATCAGCATTATCCAGCTACATGATTATACGCGAGCAGTTATCACAGTATTGGAGAGTGCAATTACTGGTTTTCCtcctgatcttcttcagaaTGTCGTCTATAGCGCATCGACTGGCCAAAGAGTTTGTATGATTCCAAGAGCCCGCAAGGATTCCTCAGGTAAGTGGAATTTCAACTAGGTTTGGTTTACTTGATCTGGAGTATTCACGTCCCTTCCAGATATTCGATTCCTCATCAACTATCCATTGGCCACCCTCAATGAGCGTGCTCTTGTTGGATTTTTACCTCTGGGAGCTTGGATTTGCCCCTCTTCAGTGGTCAGGGGCTCCGCAGGACACAGAACCACGATTTTCTTAATTTGTACAGACCAGGGAGTGCCTGGACTTGTGGCCTCGCACTTCGCCTCATACCCGACACAAATCCAGTATGCAAGGTGGTTGCGACTACAAAAGCAGCCCTTATGGATCTTCGCCGATTTACTTCATGTTTTTGGTGACTGGAGCCAAGTCTGGAACGTGACCAAGGGAAAACTAATCATATATCACCATGACATTCACACATATCCCCTAACGCGTCCTTTACTCGATTTGACCCGAGGACTTCACGAAGAAGCCGCCAAGGTCTTGTCGGTGCGCGAGCAGCTTCGGGTTCATGCTAGCGCACTTACCCGTTTCCTTCATCTCGAGCAGGTGAAGGGACTCCATGAGCTTGCAGAGCGGGTGCAAGAGCATTTTGACGACATCAACTATCACGAGGAAACTTCCCAAGTCATCCTCCGGCAACTTGACAACATGATGAGCCTGGTAGCTAGTCTCCCATTTTCGCAATGACGATATTAATAACTGACAGCATAATTCCAGGCTTTTAACATCGAAACAATGACTCAAGGTCAAGCTGTCGCTCGATTGAACGTGCTCGCATTTGCCTTTCTTCCAATTTCCTGGGTGGCGGTAGGTCAAAATGTCCTGTCTTCACCTCTCAAGTGACTCGAATTCTCATCAACGACGGCGTTGTTCCGCAGAGTATTTTTGGAATGACTCAATTCTCCATCTCGGCTGCCTGGTATCCTTTGTGGGCCTGCCTTGCCTTACTGGTCGTTTTCCTCGTGCCCTTTGCTCTCCCCATGCGTGGGATCTATACCTATGTGCTTGGTCTCTCCACCATGCGTTGGTCGTATAGGAAGACCTCAGGATCGGCCTCGATGATCAATGTGAATGATTCGCTTTCTACACCCTCGGAAGTCATTCACGCCAAAATAGAAGGCCCGGAAGAAACGCCATCGTATCCCCCCTTTCTGGTAAATAGAATCGGTGGAGCCGAGCAACCTCATACCTCTGCTGCTTTACAGGACAGCTCTTTGCTCAAGCACAATCCCGCGCAGCGTGCAGGGCGCTCATTGCTGCAATATACACCAATTTTTGCGCCCCTGGATACATCAGTGAGATCTTCCATGACTCCAGAGGCCAAGCTGTCTGTGGGATTGTCTGGCCATGGGGGGAGGGCGCCGAAAACATTCGAGATAGAGGCATCCCCACAGTCCTGCTCAAACAGCCTGATgacgccatcatcgccagtaAAGGGGACTGATGAAAAGATCTCGGATCTCGAAGGCCAGATATCTAGTTCCTAAATAGCGCGGATCCTTTACTTGCTAGACGGGGCTAAGTCGAAGACCCCCAACGttttgataatataatgCTAGACTCGCAGAATTCAGGGAAATTGTACGTTGGATGAGATCCGTGGCCGTCGAAAAGGAGTAGTCATGGTTCGTTTTCCCGCATTAACCGACCTCTTGTATAGCGATCGAAGTGGTAGACCTAATAAGGACCAATAAGATCGGTAGCCATAGGGTGTTTTCCGACTAGACTTAGAGTTCTAACAACGTCGATGCCCTGTAAAAATTCGCTGAGGTATAGAATAACTAATGCACAGTCCTGCCCTTCAGtcataattttattatcttcttttgttCGCGTGGAATCGTTAGCCAAGTTGGCGAGTTTTGAGGTTTTCCGGGTAGAAGATCACTTAATCATCTCGCTCGACTTTCAGTCTCAAAACTAAGCCTTTTTCGATTAAATTCCTCAATACTAAATTACTTTTGGGTTTGTCCTCAACACTAAACCTATTTTGGTTTTATACTGGAAGACGCGCGCTGCGCACGCTGCGGCCCTGAAACGacaagaaggggaagaaatataagatacGTTGAGGTTACCGACATAGATTGAGATGACTTTGAACAAGGAATTTTAAAGCAtgcaaagaaagaacatTGTGGGTAATGACAAAGCAGCTGAGGGCAGATGGCCTGTTTTGATTGGGCAAGAATATCTGCATATGAGGTTTTCTGCATCCTCTGGGAACGTCGCTCGGGTGCAGGGGAGGTGACTTGGGGTAAATTTTCAGTTTCATCGGCTGTTTCTGTCCATGTGAATTGGGTTTCTGTGTCATCATCTTGTTTAgtcttttccttttgtccGGATACGTCTCGAGGCTCGGCGTTCTGATAGCCGCGATACAGAGCGGACGAATCTAGGTCCAGACTGTGAGCGGACTTGGACGGAGTGCTTGGGGTAGCTCGTTGAGTCCGTCACTCTAACCGTTGCCGTTTACCAAGTATAGATGAAAGAGTCGTGGGCATAGATTGAGGTAGTGCAGGCAGAAAGGGTACATCTTCTGTTATAATTGCTAATTGTTGGTGTTCTTTGGTTAGTCCGAAAATGTGACCGGTGATGAATATCTGGGTGTTAATAGATAGGGACGGGAAGTTGACCCCGTGCTGGCTGCTCTTGAAGTAGGCGGTTAGTGGGAAGGTATAATGGGTGTGGTTGGAGGTATGATAAACTGTTGATTGAAGATGATAATGTAATAGTGTTGGCCTGTTGTTGAGCTGACCTTCACGCTCGCAGACAGTGCCGAGGAATGTAATGGTTGGTTGCGCGGCCTCTGGGCAGTGTATGAAGTATGAATCTACATCTTCATAGTTGCCCAGATGGCTAGAGACGTCTAAAAGAGTTATGTTAAGGAGGGTGGCGGCTCTTACCAGTCTACAGCATGAGCATGCAAAAATATATGGAAGCCGTCCTCTTGGGTGGGTGGTAGCCGTTAAGAAGGAACCCCAAGCGTAGATGAATACATTAGGCTGGTAGATTTCATACTCCAGAACTGTTGAATGTAGTCCAGAGATGCACTTGTAGagaacaaaaacaaaaagagatTCCAttgcggggaatcgaaccccgatCTCCTGTGTGAAAGACAGGTATGATAGCCGTTACACTACAATGGATGATATTCGAGATGTCCGCGCAGTTTGAAGCGTCATGAACTGAAGCTAAACTGTCAGCCAGACCTACCCGGGCTGTTATGACGGTATGGCCCAGAAACCAAAACCCACTGGAATTCAATTGCCAGAATGGTAACAAGATTCTCAAGGTGTCATAGTCATAGCTCCAGAGATAATCTGCTGATATACGAATGCCCGCTCTACAAACCAGGCAGAATCAATTGAGCGCGATTGATTCCCCGAATAGATCCGGGTGATGCTGGATGGAGGGTCCAGACCCAGTCTTTTCCCGGAAAGGGCACCAATCCCCGCTGCCCCAACCCCGGCGGGGGAAACTCGCGCCGGTGATTACCAGAAGCGGAAGGGTTCTATCCTTGTGCGGTAAGGATGTTTTGTTTTCGTGTCTCTGACAACAATTCAAGGACTGGCAAGTGATAGTCAACTAAGCCGATTAATGGGTGGGATATTGATGGAGAAGTcatgcatccatccccaactGCATCCCCCTCATGAGGAGGTTGGTCCATTTTATCATCCTCGATGCCTGGATGCCTGCTATTCTGAATGCTTTGCTTCCTCCAGGAATCCCTTTTCCGACCGGTATTCCGACCCACGGAGCCACTCTGGAGGATGATATCCGGGGTCGCAGTGGCCACCTCCAGGCGCCTTGCCCGGGCTGAtctcctactactagtggCTAATCTGGAATCATTCCCCCGGCCAACTAGACACCTGAGGAGAAGATACTTGGCAGgtccagcttctccgcatcccCTTCCGATAGAGCTAGACCGACTCTTGCTGGAGCTTCTCGTCGTGCGGTTAAATTGCACGTCCTCGCTGTTGTCGTTCCCTCTCACTGTCCTCAATTCTCCTCACATCTTCTACAGACTGTTACACAAGACCCCTTTCTTTAAACCAATTCCTCTTCTACACTACTCCTATCCTCCTTTACCATCACAATGTCTGCCAGAAAGCTTAAGGTTGGCTGTGCCGGTCTGGGCCGCATGGGCAAGCGTCATGCCCTCAACTTCCTGCAGCGTACTCCCCGTGCAGACCTCGTCGCCGTTAGCACTCCGGACGACTCGGAGCTGGAATGGGCCAGGGCGAACCTTGGTCCGTACGGAGTCACGGCCTACAAGAACTATGAGGACATGCTGAAGCACGAAGGCCTGGAGGCCGTCGTCGTTGCTTCCGCGACCGCCGTGCACGCTGAAcaggccatcaaggccattgagGCTGGCAAGAACGTTCTCTGCGAGAAGCCCTTGTCGACCAGTGTCGAGATCGTATGTTCCCACTTCCTTGCCCTCAATGCCTTCTGGCAATGCAGCTAACATGTCTCTCCTCAATAGTCCCAAACCGTCCTCGACGCAGCAGCCAAGAAGCCCGAACTGAAAGTGATGTGCGGTTTCTCCCGTCGCTTCGATGCCTCCTACCGTGACGCATTCAACAAGATGTCTGCTGGTGGAATTGGTTCTCCCTCCGTCATGCGCAGTCAGACCTGCGACAAGCTGGACCCCACCGGGTTCTTCGTCGCCTACGCCGAGTTCTCGGGTGGTATCTTCGTGGACTGCTCCATCCATGACATCGACCTGGCTCTGTGGTTCTTCGGTCAGGATAGCAAGGTCAAGTCCGTGTCCGCAGTGGGTATCACTGCCGTTGAGCCCGACCTGCGCAAGCACAACGACCGCGACAACGCCGTCGGTCTGGTGGAGTTCCACAACGGCAAGATTGCCTACTTCTACGCCTCGCGCATGATGGCCGCCGGTCAGGAAGACACCACCGAGATCATCGGTACCAAGGGTAAGCTGGCCGTGAACACCCAGCCTGCTCTGAACCTGGTCAACATCTTCGACGAGACCGGTGTCCGTCGCGAGATTCCCCAGCACTACTACGACCGCTTCGAGTACGCCTTCGTCACCGAGGCCAATGAATTCACGGCATGCTGTCTCGAGAACACTCCTGTCCCTCTGAAGCTCGAGGGCGCCGTCCAGGCAGTCCGCATCGGCGCTGCCCTCCAAGAATCGCTGATCACAGGcgagaagatcttcttcgacgAGGCGGGCCAGCGTCTTCCCAAGGCAAGACTTTAGAGAGATATGATAGACACGATAGATTCCTGTTATGACTAGTATTTCCTTCATCATTATGTTAATGAAAAGCGCGATCGCTGTTTACTTGACGCCCTCTCACCATGTTCCATTGAGCTAAGCTGTAATCCTTCGTATATAGTTACATCCCACCTGATTACCAACTACTGCTACTAACCGCCCccccccaaccacccaacatcactccacacacacacctccAGTACATTCCCGGCTACTAACTGACACGACTCCTTTCACTACAGCATCACGATGCATAATGCTTGAATCACTTAAATGCGAGACATGCAACAGCTCAACAACTCAGTCTATTCCCAGCTAATTCAGTAACGTAACTATTGGACTAATTACATACATGGCTGTGCTAAATGCTGCAAGCCCCACACCCCACCACAACCTACTTTACCTACCCCGCCACTTTCACCAAAAAAAGCAAGCTCCGCCGTTGTTCCAGAGCTTCCAAAGTTGGTTTTTTTACCGAGATGGGCAACATTCCCCGGAGAGAAGCCGTCTCCGGGACCTTGTTTCCGAAGTATGGACAGGAACCAATGAATTAGTCGGGGTGGTGCGTGTGGTTATGCAGATTGTAGATCATACTCATAATCTGAAAGTAGTTAGGTAGATTTGAGGTGTagatgcttgcttgcttgttgtTCGCTTAGATCATGGTGATTGGATTGGGGTCTGGTTTCATCTCTGATCTGATCTACGTAGTGTGTTCATGTGTTTCATCCCCTGCGGGGTTTGGGGGTCGTGTGGTTTATGGTTTGTTTACGGAGTATGGATGGAGGATACAATTAAATCAAGAGTTTTATTGGGAAAGGATCAGGGAATCAATCCCGTTCTTTGATTCAAAAGTGACTGCAGTAGGTCATAGATCATCGCTTGCGTGCATGCTAGGGTGGTAAAAAGGGGAATAAGAAAGCAAAGATGTTGTAAGAAGAAGCAATACATGTAATCATCCAGTCAAAATCATACAGCATATCAAATCTCTACCACTTGATCACCTTGTTGGGGAAGTATTCGTCGATCAGGTCGAGGTAGTATGGCTATTAAATGATTTGTTAGTTTGATGTTATCAATGTTGGAATGAAAGGAATAGGCTTACCTTGAGTTCCTCGGGGCTGGGAACATCGTCGCTC of Aspergillus luchuensis IFO 4308 DNA, chromosome 7, nearly complete sequence contains these proteins:
- a CDS encoding uncharacterized protein (COG:S;~EggNog:ENOG410PHP9;~InterPro:IPR026749;~TransMembrane:7 (i72-92o112-129i216-235o340-364i385-408o420-445i465-484o)); the protein is MASDSTPNPDLHPVVRNALRISLSAKEYKLLHDYAVQRTPSAIQNKFPSPSAFEAIVRSKNKHNEASIRTSLRVFVLSSSLLKLIDVVAGRIRGDLSQKNTSRTSYTRSPNFRLSISLSLLLLLHRFLYRFFVKLRANLRTDDARPFRDRNPRISRALTSRYAPAVGASIAGFALGLCPQKQLRLTAAIYTATRSLEFLFNALDEKGWFKDRPRWFGSWLLMPIACAQLFHAFIFDRETVPKWFGNVILRLSPSYVRGRPESLPLEIPWPEKEDVVDSLANIANLRWPAFASPILHPGSPNTLPSTLTSISPITGPAHPAISSLSCALLHPNSPSCSTAFLHHILLLVPPLARFLTTVTLALSLRNIKGLMNEPISSINKLSKKIITLTAILSASTGSAWGSICLWNTLLPRSALPAKRFFLSGALAGVPFAFLTNSRGIFMYFFRAAVDSAWKTGVKRGLWKGWKGGDLCIIVLAWALIGSILETRPSAVQGKGVRKALAWLKGDGFADPVEVAAKRRARKAAALKAGKAENEP
- a CDS encoding uncharacterized protein (COG:S;~EggNog:ENOG410Q2GD;~InterPro:IPR002523;~TransMembrane:2 (i321-341o347-368i);~go_component: GO:0016020 - membrane [Evidence IEA];~go_function: GO:0046873 - metal ion transmembrane transporter activity [Evidence IEA];~go_process: GO:0030001 - metal ion transport [Evidence IEA];~go_process: GO:0055085 - transmembrane transport [Evidence IEA]), whose product is MDSNDEYDFTVFTSDASHSHSSDTFFEAKKFKRTGSDDLASHLVSRIDQAEALGQSLLTIIQLHDYTRAVITVLESAITGFPPDLLQNVVYSASTGQRVCMIPRARKDSSDIRFLINYPLATLNERALVGFLPLGAWICPSSVVRGSAGHRTTIFLICTDQGVPGLVASHFASYPTQIQYARWLRLQKQPLWIFADLLHVFGDWSQVWNVTKGKLIIYHHDIHTYPLTRPLLDLTRGLHEEAAKVLSVREQLRVHASALTRFLHLEQVKGLHELAERVQEHFDDINYHEETSQVILRQLDNMMSLAFNIETMTQGQAVARLNVLAFAFLPISWVASIFGMTQFSISAAWYPLWACLALLVVFLVPFALPMRGIYTYVLGLSTMRWSYRKTSGSASMINVNDSLSTPSEVIHAKIEGPEETPSYPPFLVNRIGGAEQPHTSAALQDSSLLKHNPAQRAGRSLLQYTPIFAPLDTSVRSSMTPEAKLSVGLSGHGGRAPKTFEIEASPQSCSNSLMTPSSPVKGTDEKISDLEGQISSS
- a CDS encoding putative NAD binding Rossmann fold oxidoreductase (COG:G;~EggNog:ENOG410PKMR;~InterPro:IPR004104,IPR000683,IPR036291;~PFAM:PF02894,PF01408;~go_function: GO:0016491 - oxidoreductase activity [Evidence IEA]), coding for MSARKLKVGCAGLGRMGKRHALNFLQRTPRADLVAVSTPDDSELEWARANLGPYGVTAYKNYEDMLKHEGLEAVVVASATAVHAEQAIKAIEAGKNVLCEKPLSTSVEISQTVLDAAAKKPELKVMCGFSRRFDASYRDAFNKMSAGGIGSPSVMRSQTCDKLDPTGFFVAYAEFSGGIFVDCSIHDIDLALWFFGQDSKVKSVSAVGITAVEPDLRKHNDRDNAVGLVEFHNGKIAYFYASRMMAAGQEDTTEIIGTKGKLAVNTQPALNLVNIFDETGVRREIPQHYYDRFEYAFVTEANEFTACCLENTPVPLKLEGAVQAVRIGAALQESLITGEKIFFDEAGQRLPKARL